In the Phaeodactylum tricornutum CCAP 1055/1 chromosome 13, whole genome shotgun sequence genome, ATGTATTGTCTCACGTCAGCTAAAACAATTTCTCTCAATGGACGATCGTCTGTACAGTCAAGATTGGCGTGACGAACAGGTCCCGCCAatgcgtcgtcgtcgacgacgtaCCGTCGTTCGAACAAAATGTGTCGTTGGAAGATTTCTATTTCTTCCGGGTTCTTTGGCAGTCATTTTTCGGTCATCCCTGTAGTAGCAGCGGGAGCCAAAATGCACACTGTGAGCGTAACGGCCCTTCCCGTACCATATACACAAAAAATTGCGCTCCCGGCCGTTGCGTCGCATCTCCACGCTCTCACTCTTGTACGCACGCCTGTTTTCCTGTCCAGGTGATTATCGTCCTTGACCGAGTGTTTCGGTCCACCAAGCCACTCCTCCCTTGTGTAGATCGTGAGATATTTTCCCTAGTCATCCAGGAATATCTTGTTTTGGATCCGATAATGAGCGATTCCAAGCCTGCCGCCGCCCCTACGAACAAAGCTCCCGCCCCTGCGGCGAAACGACCCACAAGCTCTACTTCCTTGGCACCGTTGGCAAAATATAAACTTGTTTTTCTAGGAGATCAGTCGGTCGGAAAGACATCGATCATTACGCGCTTTATGTACGACAATTTCGATCGCCACTACCAAGCAACCATTGGGATCGACTTTCTCAGTAAGACCATGTACTTGGAGGACCGAACGGTCCGGCTCCAGCTTTGGGACACCGCAGGGCAAGAAAGATTCCGTTCCCTTATTCCTTCCTATATTCGCGATTCTAGTGTAGCGGTGGTGGTGTACGATGTATCCAACCGCTCGAGCTTCCTCAACACGGCAAAGTGGGTGGAAGACGTCCGCGCCGAACGAGGGAATGACGTTGTCATTTGCTTGGTAGGGAACAAGACCGATCTCGGTAACGACAAAAGACAAGTCTCGACAGAGGAAGGAGAAGAGCGCGCGACGAAGGAT is a window encoding:
- the Rab6 gene encoding predicted protein (Rab-family small GTPase, ortholog of T.pseudonana TPS_98354) — its product is MSDSKPAAAPTNKAPAPAAKRPTSSTSLAPLAKYKLVFLGDQSVGKTSIITRFMYDNFDRHYQATIGIDFLSKTMYLEDRTVRLQLWDTAGQERFRSLIPSYIRDSSVAVVVYDVSNRSSFLNTAKWVEDVRAERGNDVVICLVGNKTDLGNDKRQVSTEEGEERATKDGLLFMECSAKAGYNVKSLFRKLATALPGTADAANGNGANANANSANLVDIKLSAAPANIDEAKSCGC